A stretch of Ischnura elegans chromosome 4, ioIscEleg1.1, whole genome shotgun sequence DNA encodes these proteins:
- the LOC124156850 gene encoding uncharacterized protein LOC124156850 translates to MGGVCCCFGRNKKEEKEDDDFGTDYFEEKFGVRRTPSYPFTVIYPPPPPPNANIRPPSPIDVLLNTGPSSFPFPQSTSPKSTCVQSESSESTSVQLIFLQSTPLQSISDESTSLRPTSLLSTPLQSTPHESISGELISLQGTYLISTSSESTSSESTSLQSISPSPRIT, encoded by the exons ATGGGCGGCGTCt GCTGCTGCTTTGGAAGGAATAagaaggaggagaaggaagaCGATGATTTTGGAACAGATTACTTTGAAGAAAAATTTGGCGTGAGGAGAACACCTAGCTACCCGTTTACTGTAATCtacccaccaccaccaccacccaacGCAAATATACGACCACCATCTCCGATTGATGTTCTACTAAATACTGggccctcctccttccccttccctcaATCAACCTCTCCTAAATCAACCTGTGTGCAATCAGAATCAAGTGAGTCAACCTCTGTGCAACTAATCTTTCTTCAATCAACCCCTCTACAATCAATTTCTGATGAATCTACCTCCCTTCGACCAACCTCTCTTCTGTCAACGCCTCTTCAATCAACCCCTCATGAATCTATCTCTGGTGAATTAATTTCTCTGCAAGGAACCTATCTTATATCAACCTCCAGTGAATCTACCTCCAGTGAATCTACTTCTCTTCAGTCCATTTCACCTAGTCCGAGAATCACCTAG